The sequence below is a genomic window from Longimicrobiales bacterium.
TCGTCACGATGAATCCCGATCAGCCGACCGTCGAGGTGAGAGTGATCCTAGTTAGGTCGGAATGATCGTCGTTACCGGAGGTACCGGCTTCATCGGATCGAATCTGGTCGCGGAGCTCGAAGAGCGCGGAGAGACCGCCCTCGTAGTCTGCGATCGTCTACGGGAAGCTGATAAGTGGAGAAACATCAGTAAGCGTGAGCTGGCGGCGCTTGTGCCCCCCGAGCAGCTCTTCAACTTCCTCGAGGCGAACGCGGGCGAGATCCGTGCGATCTTCCACATGGGTGCGATTTCTTCGACGACGGAAACCGACGCGGACCTGATTGTCGCGACGAACGTGCACCTGTCGGCGGATCTGTGGCGGTGGTGTGCCCGGACTGGGGTTCCCTTCATTTACGCTTCGTCCGCCGCCACGTACGGTGACGGCTCGATCGGCTTCGACGACGACGGTTCGATCGACGGGCTTTCACGCCTCCGCCCCATGAATCCCTACGGGTGGAGCAAACACCTGTTCGACCGGATGGTGGCGAGGTGGGTGGACGAGGGGGCAGCGACCCCCCCGCAGTGGGTGGGCCTCAAGTTCTTCAACGTCTACGGCCCCAACGAATACCATAAAGGCCAAATGCAGAGCCTGGTGTCGAAGACGTTTCGGACGGCGGCGGCCGGCGATCCCGTCACGCTTTTCCGC
It includes:
- the rfaD gene encoding ADP-glyceromanno-heptose 6-epimerase, whose translation is MIVVTGGTGFIGSNLVAELEERGETALVVCDRLREADKWRNISKRELAALVPPEQLFNFLEANAGEIRAIFHMGAISSTTETDADLIVATNVHLSADLWRWCARTGVPFIYASSAATYGDGSIGFDDDGSIDGLSRLRPMNPYGWSKHLFDRMVARWVDEGAATPPQWVGLKFFNVYGPNEYHKGQMQSLVSKTFRTAAAGDPVTLFRSHDPKYPDGGQMRDFVYVQDCVSVMLWLLDHPGTSGLFNLGTGQARTFLDLIGSMFAALEMEPTLEWIDTPAEIRDRYQYFTQADMGRLRTAGYDAPFLGVEEGVGAYVTRYLATDDPYR